A stretch of the Streptomyces sp. NBC_00078 genome encodes the following:
- the crcB gene encoding fluoride efflux transporter CrcB, producing MTAPEAESVRARPRASRTPAWRAQAPVVAVVALGGALGATARYAFSLWWPTRTGGFPWATFWTNVVGCAVIGVFMVVITDVWAAHRLVRPFFGTGVLGGFTTFSTYAVDIQKLVDAGHPRTGLAYLAATLLAALSAVWLAVIATRRVLKWRQP from the coding sequence ATGACAGCACCGGAAGCCGAGAGTGTCCGCGCCCGGCCCCGCGCTTCACGAACGCCCGCCTGGCGCGCCCAGGCGCCCGTCGTCGCGGTGGTCGCGCTCGGCGGGGCCCTCGGCGCCACGGCCCGCTACGCGTTCTCGCTGTGGTGGCCCACCCGGACCGGCGGATTCCCCTGGGCGACGTTCTGGACCAACGTCGTCGGCTGTGCCGTCATCGGCGTGTTCATGGTGGTCATCACCGACGTGTGGGCCGCCCACCGCCTCGTACGCCCCTTCTTCGGCACCGGTGTGCTCGGCGGCTTCACCACTTTCTCCACCTACGCCGTCGACATCCAGAAGCTGGTCGACGCCGGCCACCCCCGCACGGGGCTGGCCTACCTCGCCGCGACCCTGCTCGCGGCGCTCTCGGCGGTGTGGCTCGCGGTGATCGCGACCCGCCGCGTCCTGAAGTGGAGGCAGCCATGA
- a CDS encoding FadR/GntR family transcriptional regulator codes for MEAVLGHLRAAIERGEYAVGDKLPSEAELCRTLEVSRPVLREALRALQTMGLTVSRTGKGTFVVANTVEDPTFGDYAASDLLEVRRHVEIPVAGYAAVRRTSEDLDHLSHLLERMERETDTTSWVALDTLFHLAVAQAAQNPVFRRVIEEIRDALARQSAFLNELGGRREQSNREHRAIVEALMDGSELDAADAMAHHLDRVETTLTDIVRPARTDSPAEGGPEA; via the coding sequence ATGGAAGCGGTGCTCGGGCATCTGCGGGCCGCCATCGAGCGCGGCGAGTACGCGGTGGGGGACAAGCTGCCCTCCGAGGCGGAGCTCTGCCGCACCCTAGAGGTCAGCCGGCCGGTGCTGCGCGAGGCCCTCAGGGCCCTGCAGACGATGGGCCTGACCGTCTCCAGGACGGGCAAGGGCACCTTCGTCGTCGCCAACACCGTGGAGGACCCCACGTTCGGCGACTACGCGGCCAGCGACCTGCTGGAAGTGCGCCGTCACGTCGAGATCCCGGTGGCGGGCTACGCGGCCGTGCGCCGCACCTCCGAGGACCTCGACCACCTGTCGCACCTGCTGGAGCGCATGGAGCGGGAGACCGACACCACCTCGTGGGTCGCCCTCGACACGCTGTTCCACCTGGCCGTCGCCCAGGCCGCCCAGAACCCGGTCTTCCGCCGGGTGATCGAAGAGATCCGCGACGCACTGGCGCGTCAGTCGGCGTTCCTCAACGAGCTGGGCGGACGCCGCGAGCAGTCCAACCGCGAGCACCGGGCGATCGTCGAGGCCCTGATGGACGGTTCCGAACTCGACGCGGCGGACGCCATGGCGCACCACCTCGACCGCGTCGAGACGACCCTCACCGACATCGTGCGCCCCGCGCGCACGGACAGCCCAGCGGAAGGCGGACCCGAGGCGTGA
- a CDS encoding helix-turn-helix transcriptional regulator produces the protein MLGTSYSEKRLVILEWLRDPASHFPPQPHGDPVEDGVTTDAVAARLGVTRAVAASHLDLLVDMGLLQTRRIRWRTYYRRDEMRIAEVARMFEKGW, from the coding sequence GTGTTGGGGACTTCCTACAGTGAGAAGCGGCTGGTCATCCTGGAGTGGCTGAGGGACCCGGCCTCGCATTTTCCGCCGCAGCCGCACGGTGACCCTGTCGAGGACGGCGTCACCACGGACGCCGTGGCCGCCAGGCTCGGAGTGACCCGCGCGGTCGCCGCCTCCCACCTGGACCTGCTCGTGGACATGGGCCTGCTGCAGACCCGCAGGATCCGGTGGCGCACCTACTACCGGCGGGACGAGATGCGGATCGCCGAGGTGGCGCGCATGTTCGAGAAGGGCTGGTAG
- the crcB gene encoding fluoride efflux transporter CrcB: MNWLLVVAGAVVGAPLRYLTDRAVQSRHDSVFPWGTFAVNVSGCLILGLLTGAVAEGAAGSHMQLLIGTGLCGALTTYSTFSYETLRLTETGAGLYAAANVVGSVAAGLGAAFVGVSVAQALWGK, encoded by the coding sequence GTGAACTGGCTGTTGGTCGTGGCGGGAGCCGTGGTCGGTGCCCCACTGCGCTACCTCACCGACCGCGCGGTGCAGTCGCGGCACGACTCGGTCTTCCCCTGGGGCACCTTCGCGGTGAACGTCTCCGGCTGCCTGATCCTCGGCCTGCTGACCGGCGCGGTGGCCGAGGGGGCCGCCGGTTCGCACATGCAGCTGCTGATCGGCACCGGCCTGTGCGGGGCCCTGACGACGTATTCGACATTCTCGTACGAGACCCTCAGGCTGACCGAGACCGGGGCGGGGCTCTACGCTGCCGCCAACGTCGTCGGAAGTGTGGCGGCGGGTCTCGGCGCGGCATTTGTCGGGGTGTCGGTCGCCCAGGCCCTGTGGGGTAAGTGA
- a CDS encoding cysteine hydrolase family protein encodes MTNGLLAVIDMQRVFAEPDSPWATPRFGEAAAGVRRLLPAYGERVAFTRFLAPAQPEGAWRAYYEQWPFALQPPDAQLWELTDEFTDRAPHVVDAATFGKWIPELARHVGPERRLVLAGVSTDCCVLSTALAAADAGVEVLVAADACAGADDDSHARALQMMDLYRPLIRVTTVAELLDGPRSPSGRTTSSR; translated from the coding sequence ATGACGAACGGCCTGCTCGCCGTCATCGACATGCAGCGCGTCTTTGCCGAGCCCGACAGCCCCTGGGCCACCCCCCGCTTCGGCGAGGCCGCTGCAGGAGTACGACGCCTGCTGCCGGCGTACGGAGAACGGGTCGCCTTCACCCGCTTCCTGGCCCCGGCCCAGCCCGAAGGCGCCTGGCGGGCCTACTACGAACAGTGGCCCTTCGCCCTCCAGCCGCCCGACGCCCAACTCTGGGAACTGACCGACGAGTTCACCGACCGCGCCCCACACGTCGTCGACGCCGCCACTTTCGGCAAGTGGATCCCCGAACTCGCCCGGCACGTAGGCCCCGAGCGCCGTCTGGTCCTGGCCGGCGTCAGCACCGACTGCTGCGTCCTGTCCACAGCGCTGGCCGCCGCCGACGCCGGAGTCGAGGTGCTGGTCGCCGCTGACGCCTGCGCCGGCGCGGACGACGACTCGCACGCCAGGGCCCTGCAGATGATGGACCTGTACCGCCCCCTGATCCGCGTGACCACGGTCGCGGAACTGCTGGACGGGCCACGTTCACCGTCGGGGAGGACAACCAGCTCGCGCTGA
- a CDS encoding GAF and ANTAR domain-containing protein produces the protein MNWDRFAQQMAAMARDLLAQESVDDTLNRITHSAVELVEGCDAAGILMLHGTRVETLAPTEKLVDDSDRLQERLGEGPCFEAARRTDGERVFRIADFTEEQPSWPAYAPQARTLGLGSMMGFLLFTEDEELGALNVYSRKPGAFTEASELAGWLLASHAAVAFSSAREHAQMEQAVATRHAIGEAMGILMGAHRLTEEQAFDALRLFSQKNNIKLREVAQRVCERGGMV, from the coding sequence ATGAACTGGGATCGGTTCGCGCAGCAGATGGCTGCGATGGCTCGCGATCTCCTCGCTCAGGAATCGGTCGACGACACCCTGAATCGGATCACGCACTCGGCCGTGGAGCTGGTGGAGGGCTGCGACGCGGCCGGCATCCTGATGCTGCACGGCACGAGGGTGGAGACGCTGGCGCCCACGGAGAAGCTCGTCGACGACAGTGACAGGCTGCAGGAGCGACTGGGCGAGGGGCCGTGCTTCGAAGCCGCCAGGAGGACGGACGGTGAGCGGGTCTTCCGCATCGCGGACTTCACCGAGGAGCAGCCTTCGTGGCCCGCCTACGCCCCCCAGGCGCGCACGCTCGGCCTCGGGAGCATGATGGGCTTCCTGCTGTTCACCGAGGACGAGGAACTCGGCGCGCTGAACGTCTACTCCCGTAAGCCCGGCGCCTTCACCGAGGCCAGCGAACTGGCCGGCTGGCTGCTGGCGTCCCACGCCGCCGTCGCCTTCTCCAGCGCCCGCGAGCACGCCCAGATGGAACAGGCCGTCGCCACCCGCCATGCCATCGGTGAGGCGATGGGCATCCTCATGGGTGCCCATCGCCTCACCGAGGAGCAGGCGTTCGACGCGCTTCGGCTCTTCTCGCAGAAGAACAACATCAAACTCCGCGAGGTCGCCCAACGGGTCTGCGAGCGGGGCGGCATGGTCTGA
- a CDS encoding ribonuclease BN: MSRLAAWHRLGLAELHRRGTELELLHRSMGFATLALVTLAPLLIVVAAADPLGHGGFALWLVDGMALSGRSADALAHVFGPTRKVISTTSVLSVALLALFGMSFASSVQNGYERIWKAAPMPWHRIWRQAVWLVMLMVYLYAQVQTRNVLEGTPRILLSMGVGLLFFWWGPHFLLRRQVPWRYLLPGALATMAGLVGLRGFSYLVFTPLLVTNAISYGPVGTVLVVESWLVGVGFVVFGGALLGRILCEWLGHLDEPSDPAAPTAQDPTDRGPGPSSMRS, from the coding sequence ATGTCACGGCTGGCCGCCTGGCACCGGCTGGGGCTCGCCGAGCTGCACCGGCGCGGTACGGAGCTGGAGTTGCTGCACCGGTCCATGGGGTTCGCGACGCTCGCCCTGGTCACGCTGGCGCCGCTGCTGATCGTGGTCGCGGCCGCGGATCCGCTGGGGCACGGCGGGTTCGCGCTGTGGCTGGTGGACGGCATGGCCCTGTCCGGCCGGTCCGCGGACGCGCTCGCTCATGTCTTCGGCCCGACCCGCAAGGTGATCAGCACCACCAGCGTGCTGAGCGTGGCACTGCTCGCACTGTTCGGCATGTCCTTCGCCTCCAGCGTGCAGAACGGCTACGAGCGGATCTGGAAGGCGGCCCCCATGCCGTGGCACCGGATCTGGCGGCAGGCGGTCTGGCTGGTCATGCTCATGGTGTACCTGTACGCCCAGGTGCAGACCCGGAACGTACTGGAGGGCACGCCCCGCATCCTTCTCAGCATGGGGGTCGGCCTGCTGTTCTTCTGGTGGGGGCCGCACTTCCTGCTCCGCCGCCAGGTGCCCTGGCGGTATCTGCTGCCGGGTGCACTCGCCACGATGGCAGGCCTGGTCGGCCTGCGCGGATTCTCGTATCTGGTCTTCACCCCGCTCCTGGTCACCAACGCGATCAGTTACGGCCCTGTCGGCACGGTCCTGGTGGTGGAGTCGTGGCTCGTCGGTGTCGGATTCGTGGTTTTCGGTGGTGCACTGCTGGGCCGGATCCTGTGCGAGTGGCTCGGGCACCTCGACGAGCCTTCCGACCCGGCGGCCCCGACCGCCCAGGACCCGACGGACCGCGGACCGGGGCCGTCATCCATGCGTTCCTAG
- a CDS encoding amino acid permease: MSEQHLKDETRTPAAHVDAGDVGYSKSLKSRHVNMIAIGGAIGTGLFLGAGGRLADAGPSLFIAYAVCGVFAFLVVRALGELVLYRPSSGAFVSYAREFLGEKGAFTAGWMYFLNWATTGIADITAVATYTHYWGMFSDIPQWVIALIALAVVLTVNLISVKIFGELEFWFAIVKVSALVIFMCIGIYLLVTQHPVDGTTPGPALLTDNGGIFPNGLLPMLLIIQGVVFAYASVELVGVTAGETENPEKIMPKAINSIMWRVGVFYVGSVVLLSMLLPWNKYSSGESPFVTVLSHIGIPAAGGVMNLVVLTAAMSSLNSGLYSTGRILRSMAMSGSAPRFTSVMSRSQVPYGGILLTSGICVLGVGLNFVVPADAFEIVLNFAAIGILSTWGMIMLCHLLFWQKTQKGELTRPDYRLPGSPWTELVTLAFLASVLVLMYADGGAGRTTVLCLPLIVGALVVGWFGIRGRVARRSTGTGPTTGADA; encoded by the coding sequence GTGAGCGAGCAGCACCTCAAAGACGAGACGCGCACACCGGCCGCACATGTCGACGCAGGAGACGTCGGCTACAGCAAGTCCCTGAAGTCCCGGCACGTCAATATGATCGCCATCGGCGGCGCGATCGGCACCGGCCTCTTCCTCGGAGCCGGCGGCCGCCTCGCCGACGCGGGCCCCTCCCTCTTCATCGCCTACGCGGTCTGCGGCGTCTTCGCCTTCCTCGTCGTACGAGCCCTCGGCGAACTCGTCCTGTACCGGCCCTCGTCCGGTGCCTTCGTGTCGTACGCCCGGGAGTTCCTCGGCGAGAAGGGCGCTTTCACCGCGGGCTGGATGTACTTCCTCAACTGGGCCACCACCGGCATCGCCGACATCACCGCGGTGGCCACGTACACCCACTACTGGGGCATGTTCTCCGACATCCCGCAGTGGGTGATCGCACTGATAGCCCTGGCCGTGGTCCTCACCGTGAACCTGATCTCGGTGAAGATCTTCGGCGAGCTGGAGTTCTGGTTCGCCATCGTCAAGGTCAGCGCTCTGGTGATCTTCATGTGCATCGGCATCTACCTGCTCGTCACCCAGCACCCCGTCGACGGGACCACCCCCGGCCCGGCGCTGCTCACCGACAACGGCGGCATCTTCCCCAACGGCCTGCTGCCCATGCTGCTGATCATCCAGGGCGTCGTCTTCGCCTACGCCTCGGTCGAGCTGGTCGGCGTGACGGCCGGCGAGACCGAGAACCCCGAGAAGATCATGCCCAAGGCGATCAACTCGATCATGTGGCGCGTGGGCGTGTTCTACGTCGGCTCGGTCGTCCTGCTGTCGATGCTGCTGCCCTGGAACAAGTACAGCTCCGGCGAGAGCCCCTTCGTGACGGTGCTGTCCCACATCGGCATCCCGGCGGCCGGCGGCGTGATGAACCTCGTCGTCCTCACCGCGGCGATGTCCTCGCTCAACTCGGGCCTGTACTCCACCGGCCGCATCCTGCGCTCCATGGCGATGTCCGGCTCCGCACCCAGGTTCACGTCCGTGATGAGCCGCAGCCAGGTCCCGTACGGCGGCATCCTGCTCACCAGCGGCATCTGCGTCCTGGGCGTCGGCCTCAACTTCGTGGTCCCGGCGGACGCCTTCGAGATCGTCCTCAACTTCGCGGCGATCGGCATCCTCTCCACCTGGGGCATGATCATGCTCTGTCATCTCCTCTTCTGGCAGAAGACCCAGAAGGGCGAGCTGACCCGCCCGGACTACCGACTGCCGGGCTCCCCCTGGACCGAACTCGTGACGCTGGCCTTCCTCGCCTCCGTCCTGGTCCTCATGTACGCCGACGGAGGCGCCGGCCGCACCACCGTGCTGTGCCTGCCGCTGATCGTCGGAGCCCTGGTCGTCGGATGGTTCGGCATCCGCGGCCGTGTCGCACGCCGGTCCACCGGGACCGGTCCCACCACCGGAGCCGACGCGTGA
- a CDS encoding SMP-30/gluconolactonase/LRE family protein, with the protein MDRASELVPLRYVAIGGRGPEDVVADSRGRVLTGVEDGRILRIDGLSEPATPRVEVLAETGGRPLGLELLPDGALLVCDAELGLLRVDLGEGVVRILADSVAGERLTFCSNAVALSDGSVCFTVSSRRYPLNQWIGDLVEHTGTGRLLRLAPGSENPEVLLEGLQFANGLAPSADESFLVVAETGACRLTRYWLTGAKAGRSEPFAENLPGMPDNLWRAPGGPIWVSLAGPRVAPLDLLHRAAPAVRGAAARIAVRAPFRPTGTIGALAFDDQGGIVHHLARRRSGYRMVTSVCEAAGHLVLGSLWERGVAVCERPVPK; encoded by the coding sequence ATGGACCGCGCCAGTGAACTGGTCCCGCTCCGGTACGTCGCCATCGGCGGCCGCGGCCCCGAGGACGTCGTCGCAGACTCCCGCGGCCGGGTGCTGACCGGAGTGGAGGACGGCCGCATCCTGCGTATCGACGGACTGTCGGAGCCCGCGACCCCCCGTGTCGAGGTGCTCGCCGAAACGGGCGGCCGACCGCTCGGACTCGAACTCCTCCCGGACGGCGCCCTGTTGGTGTGCGACGCCGAACTGGGCCTGTTGCGCGTCGACCTCGGTGAGGGCGTCGTCCGCATTCTCGCCGACTCGGTGGCGGGGGAGCGGCTCACTTTCTGCAGCAACGCGGTCGCCCTGTCCGACGGGAGCGTCTGTTTCACCGTCTCCAGCCGCCGCTACCCCCTGAACCAGTGGATCGGGGACCTCGTCGAACACACCGGAACCGGCCGGCTGCTGCGCCTCGCCCCCGGCAGCGAGAACCCCGAAGTCCTGCTGGAGGGGCTCCAGTTCGCCAACGGCCTCGCCCCGAGCGCCGACGAATCCTTCCTGGTCGTCGCCGAGACCGGAGCCTGCCGGCTGACCCGCTACTGGCTCACCGGAGCCAAGGCAGGGCGCAGCGAACCCTTCGCCGAGAACCTCCCCGGCATGCCCGACAACCTCTGGCGGGCGCCCGGCGGCCCGATCTGGGTGTCCCTGGCCGGCCCTCGCGTCGCCCCGCTCGACCTGCTGCACCGCGCCGCTCCCGCCGTCCGCGGCGCCGCCGCACGCATCGCCGTCCGCGCCCCGTTCCGCCCCACGGGCACCATCGGTGCCCTCGCGTTCGACGACCAGGGCGGCATCGTCCACCACCTCGCCCGCCGCCGCTCCGGCTATCGCATGGTGACCAGCGTCTGTGAGGCCGCCGGTCACCTGGTCCTGGGCAGCCTGTGGGAGCGGGGCGTCGCGGTCTGCGAGCGGCCCGTCCCGAAGTGA
- a CDS encoding DUF190 domain-containing protein produces MTRLTGSALRVTVFIGENDTWHHKPLYSEIVHRAHAAGLAGASVFRGIEGFGASSLIHTSRLLSLSEDLPVAIVIVDSEERVRAFLPQLDELVGEGLVILDDCEVIRYVGREGGPGETHAKGKKSL; encoded by the coding sequence ATGACGAGGCTGACCGGCAGCGCCCTGCGGGTGACCGTCTTCATCGGCGAGAACGACACCTGGCACCACAAGCCCCTCTATTCAGAGATCGTCCACCGCGCGCACGCGGCCGGCCTCGCCGGCGCGAGCGTCTTCCGCGGCATCGAGGGCTTCGGCGCCTCCTCCCTGATCCACACCTCGCGGCTGCTGTCGCTGAGCGAGGACCTACCCGTCGCGATCGTCATCGTCGACTCCGAGGAGCGGGTGCGCGCCTTCCTCCCGCAGCTCGACGAGCTGGTCGGCGAGGGCCTGGTGATCCTCGACGACTGCGAGGTCATCAGGTACGTCGGTCGCGAGGGCGGCCCCGGCGAAACGCACGCGAAGGGTAAGAAGTCGTTGTGA
- a CDS encoding SseB family protein: MEIPANDHTVTPARQALDALAVNTEDTQALDTLAGSEVLVPVPDDANQEDARDPGAVALPVLEQPDGDPVVPVFTSEGEMAGMLPFVSRYRLVPLGALASQWPADDLSLTIDAGSEHPLTLTSEGVRTLLARP, from the coding sequence ATGGAGATACCTGCCAACGACCACACCGTCACCCCGGCCCGGCAGGCGCTGGACGCGCTGGCCGTGAACACCGAGGACACTCAGGCGCTGGACACGCTCGCCGGCAGTGAGGTGCTGGTTCCCGTGCCCGACGACGCGAACCAGGAGGACGCCAGGGACCCGGGCGCCGTGGCACTGCCGGTGCTGGAGCAGCCGGACGGCGACCCGGTGGTGCCCGTGTTCACCTCCGAGGGGGAGATGGCCGGGATGCTGCCGTTCGTCTCCCGTTACCGCCTGGTGCCGCTGGGCGCACTCGCCTCGCAGTGGCCGGCCGACGATCTGTCGCTCACCATCGACGCCGGATCGGAGCATCCGCTGACGCTCACCTCGGAGGGCGTGCGGACCCTGCTGGCCCGGCCCTGA
- a CDS encoding TetR/AcrR family transcriptional regulator yields the protein MPTRTRRYHHGDLRAALLARAEETLREKGPAALSLRELARDLGVSHAAPSRHFKDKQALLDALALTGFERLTAVLESSQDGVEETFAKRLDAVARAYVGFALDNAELLDLMYSIKHDPAASDALLEATHRWSDVVVRLIGEGQVRGEVRGGPVEHVGLPVFATLHGYADLAATGMLPSEADEHGLDEVVAFMLRGCVPQDITGA from the coding sequence ATGCCCACCCGCACTCGCCGGTACCACCACGGAGATCTCCGTGCCGCCCTGCTCGCCCGTGCCGAGGAGACGCTCCGGGAGAAGGGGCCGGCCGCCCTGTCGCTGCGTGAACTCGCCCGCGACCTCGGCGTCAGTCATGCCGCGCCGAGCCGTCATTTCAAGGACAAGCAGGCACTGCTGGACGCGCTGGCGCTGACCGGATTCGAGCGGCTGACCGCTGTCCTGGAGTCGTCACAGGACGGCGTAGAGGAGACGTTCGCGAAGCGGCTGGACGCGGTGGCCCGCGCGTATGTGGGCTTCGCCCTGGACAACGCCGAGCTGCTCGACCTCATGTACTCGATCAAGCACGACCCGGCAGCCTCCGATGCCCTGCTGGAGGCCACGCACCGCTGGTCCGACGTGGTCGTCCGGCTGATCGGCGAGGGACAGGTCCGGGGAGAGGTGCGGGGTGGCCCTGTGGAGCACGTCGGCCTCCCGGTGTTCGCGACCCTGCATGGCTACGCCGACCTCGCGGCGACCGGCATGCTGCCCTCGGAGGCGGACGAGCACGGGCTGGACGAAGTGGTCGCGTTCATGCTCCGAGGGTGTGTGCCTCAGGACATCACGGGAGCGTGA
- a CDS encoding oxidoreductase → MATQSSKWNITDIPDQTGRTAVVTGANSGLGIATVEALAGAGAHVVLAVRDPKRGEAAAARVNGSVEVRRLDLADLASVREFAAGWQGDLDLLVNNAGVMNIPESATKDGFETQFGTNHLGHFALTNLLLRHVTDRVVTVSSGAHRMPGSPRIHFDNLNLTGEYAPIKAYSQSKLANLLFTLELQRRLAGSGSSVRALAAHPGYAATSLQSHDGSALRRALMQVTNRFVAQDSKAGALPTLYAAVQDLPGASYVGPDGLGEMRGAPTLVGRSPAASDPAAARRLWTVSEELTGVTFPHPVPATTA, encoded by the coding sequence ATGGCCACTCAATCCAGCAAGTGGAACATCACCGACATCCCTGACCAGACCGGCCGCACCGCGGTCGTGACCGGCGCCAACAGCGGGCTCGGCATCGCCACCGTCGAGGCCCTGGCCGGCGCCGGCGCACATGTGGTGCTCGCCGTACGGGACCCGAAGCGCGGCGAGGCCGCGGCCGCGCGGGTGAACGGCAGCGTGGAGGTGCGCAGGCTCGACCTCGCCGATCTCGCCTCCGTGCGCGAGTTCGCCGCCGGCTGGCAGGGCGACCTTGATCTGCTCGTCAACAACGCCGGCGTCATGAACATCCCGGAGTCCGCCACGAAGGACGGCTTCGAGACGCAGTTCGGCACCAATCACCTGGGCCACTTCGCACTGACGAACCTGCTGCTTCGCCATGTCACCGACCGGGTGGTGACGGTGTCGTCCGGCGCGCACAGGATGCCGGGCAGCCCACGGATCCACTTCGACAACCTCAACCTCACCGGCGAGTACGCGCCCATCAAGGCGTACAGCCAGTCCAAGCTGGCCAACCTGCTCTTCACGCTCGAACTCCAGCGCCGCCTCGCCGGGTCGGGCTCGTCCGTACGTGCCCTCGCGGCGCACCCGGGGTACGCCGCGACCAGCCTGCAGAGCCACGACGGCAGTGCGCTGCGGCGTGCTCTCATGCAGGTGACCAACCGCTTCGTCGCCCAGGACAGCAAGGCGGGCGCACTGCCCACGCTGTACGCCGCCGTCCAGGACCTGCCCGGCGCGAGCTACGTCGGCCCGGACGGCCTCGGTGAGATGCGCGGCGCCCCGACCCTGGTCGGGCGCTCGCCGGCAGCCAGCGACCCGGCGGCCGCCCGCCGCCTGTGGACCGTCTCGGAGGAACTGACCGGCGTCACCTTTCCCCATCCGGTCCCGGCCACGACGGCATGA
- a CDS encoding VOC family protein, translated as MTAGLKTIIYPVKDITRAKALFSALLEVEPYADEPYYVGFKDAGQDIGLDPNGHAKGMTGPVPYWHVSDIRGRLAALVDAGAEMLQDVQDVGGGRLIAFVKDADGNLVGLLQDPSA; from the coding sequence ATGACCGCCGGCCTCAAGACGATCATCTACCCCGTCAAGGACATCACCCGGGCGAAGGCCCTGTTCAGCGCCCTGCTGGAGGTGGAGCCGTACGCCGACGAGCCGTACTACGTCGGCTTCAAGGACGCAGGCCAGGACATCGGCCTCGACCCCAACGGGCACGCGAAGGGCATGACCGGCCCGGTGCCGTACTGGCACGTCTCCGACATCCGGGGGCGGCTCGCCGCACTGGTGGACGCTGGTGCCGAGATGCTGCAGGACGTGCAGGACGTCGGCGGCGGGAGGCTGATCGCCTTCGTCAAGGACGCGGACGGCAACCTCGTCGGACTGCTCCAGGATCCCTCCGCGTGA
- a CDS encoding undecaprenyl-diphosphate phosphatase, with translation MSVISVGQAVVLGAVEGVTEFLPVSSTGHLKITEGLMHIPVDNDAVVGFSAVIQVGAIAAVLVYFFKDIVRIVSAWGRGLRNKEERYHHDYKFAWWVIYATIPIVIVGLAAKPLIEGPLASLWVVAASLIVGSGVMWAADQMGRHKRGEDDTTFKDAMLVGSSQILALLFPGFSRSGATMSTALIRDLDRVAATRLSFFLGIPALTGAGLYELKDALGTGVGAAPLAVGTIVSFVVAYGSIAWLLKFVAKHSFNAFVIYRIIVGVLLLGLLSTGALGS, from the coding sequence ATGAGCGTCATTAGCGTCGGTCAGGCCGTCGTCCTCGGAGCAGTCGAGGGGGTGACCGAGTTCCTCCCGGTCTCCTCCACCGGCCATCTGAAGATCACCGAGGGGCTGATGCACATCCCCGTGGACAATGATGCCGTCGTCGGGTTCTCGGCCGTCATCCAGGTCGGTGCGATCGCCGCCGTGCTCGTCTACTTCTTCAAGGACATCGTGCGGATCGTCTCCGCGTGGGGCCGTGGTCTGCGCAACAAGGAGGAGCGCTACCACCACGACTACAAGTTCGCCTGGTGGGTGATCTACGCGACCATCCCGATCGTGATCGTGGGCCTGGCCGCCAAGCCGCTCATCGAGGGCCCGCTCGCCTCGCTCTGGGTGGTCGCGGCCTCGCTGATCGTGGGCAGTGGCGTGATGTGGGCCGCGGACCAGATGGGGCGGCACAAGCGCGGGGAGGACGACACCACGTTCAAGGACGCGATGCTGGTCGGCAGCTCCCAGATCCTCGCCCTGCTCTTCCCCGGCTTCTCCCGCTCCGGCGCCACCATGTCCACGGCCCTCATCCGCGACCTGGACCGTGTGGCAGCCACCCGCCTCTCCTTCTTCCTCGGCATCCCCGCCCTGACCGGCGCCGGCCTGTACGAGCTCAAGGACGCGCTGGGTACGGGGGTGGGCGCCGCCCCGCTGGCCGTCGGCACGATCGTCTCCTTCGTCGTCGCCTACGGCTCCATCGCCTGGCTGCTGAAATTCGTCGCCAAGCACTCCTTCAACGCCTTCGTCATCTACCGGATCATCGTCGGCGTACTGCTGCTGGGCCTGCTCAGCACGGGCGCCCTCGGCAGCTGA
- a CDS encoding MarR family winged helix-turn-helix transcriptional regulator, whose product MAAKTTDGRLEEAWRGILSVHARTMCEIDRALHPHGLGASDFEVLDILASEAPAAGDHCRVQNLAGRVHLSQSALSRLIGRLEKDGLVERSVCMEDRRGVWVALTDKGRALHTEALPLQREVLARLLGDRPAPQDSPGR is encoded by the coding sequence ATGGCAGCGAAGACGACAGATGGACGGCTGGAGGAGGCGTGGCGGGGCATCCTCTCCGTGCACGCGCGCACGATGTGCGAGATCGACCGGGCCCTGCACCCGCACGGCCTGGGCGCGAGCGACTTCGAGGTGCTCGACATCCTGGCCTCCGAGGCGCCCGCGGCGGGCGACCACTGCCGGGTGCAGAACCTCGCGGGACGGGTTCACCTCAGCCAGAGCGCACTGTCCCGGCTCATCGGCCGACTGGAGAAGGACGGCCTGGTGGAGCGTTCCGTCTGCATGGAGGACCGGCGCGGCGTGTGGGTCGCCCTGACCGACAAGGGCCGCGCCCTGCACACCGAGGCGCTGCCGCTGCAGCGTGAGGTGCTGGCCCGACTGCTGGGCGACCGGCCCGCGCCCCAGGATTCGCCGGGGCGTTAG